GTGTCAAACTTAATTGTCAATGAGCGGAGCCTAGTCAGAGACACACCTCCGAATTTCTCCTTCAAGGCATCCCATAGGCCCTTAGCTGACTCAATCTTACAGAATTGCCTAGTGAACTCATCATCCATGGCACTCAACATGATGATGCGGGCAGTGGAATCCTTTTTCTTCCATGCCGTATAATCTCGGCGAAGCTGAGCAGTTGCACCATCCTCAGGTTCGGCCATAACCGTATCCAAGTGAGCAAGCACATCTTGCTCTTCAAGcacatactttatttttattgaccaaACCTCATAGTTATCCCCATTTAATTTCAGGTCTTTGTTGAGTTCAGCAACTATAGACTTTCTAGCTGCTGCCATTGACGACTGATCGACAATGGTATTGCACGACTTAGTAAGAAGTTATTAAAGGTTCAATACACGCATGAATTCTCTAGACAACTTATatctaatcaatcaaatttttattCTAAATTTCAATTCGAAAATGAGACCGAAGTGGCTCAAATCACCCTTTACACTTTAGTATTAGATCCAACTAATTAGATACATTAATGCTTAGAGAATTTTGTTACTCACAAATAACGATTTTGCAActtattacaaaaatatggttgttgtaaggaattaagatgacttttgatttattatttcgaTCTTAATGTTGACTAATCTTAATTACTAAGGTCGAAGATAATCATTAAATCAATAATAACTAATCACTGATTTAATAAATCGCAATTAAATGCTCACATAAAATTATTCAAGCTCATCAATTCCAATCCAACATACCAAAAATTATCCAATCAAAAtcgaataataattaaattaggatccTAATGGTTATCCAAATATATTTGAATAATCAcaccataaataaaaaattatccaaacatatttgaaaatttttttttattaaaaatccattagaaaacaaaaattccaatagaaatcctaacaaaaattataacacTGGAATAATAAACCCCAAAGAAaaaatttgttccaaaaattaaatccacaaccacaccaaaaacaaaaatggttCATTTAACCAACATAAAAAATCTTCCATCTCTTCCATGTAGGGAATTTCTCCTACACGGAACGGGCGAGGGAAGGAACGAATCACAGATCTCCTTAACATTTCAGGCATCTCCCCGAAAACCCTAATTAAAAGAGATTGTATAAATTGCTCatccaaaaattttgaaaaaataccCAAAAATTCAGAAACGCATTTCTGtaaaaaacggaaaaaaaattGGTCACGAGAAGAGGCCCCACGCGCCCACACGCGCCTGACGCGTGTGGAGGGTTCTTTGCCACGTGGCGCGCGCTGGTTGGTCCAGCTAGCGCCAGCGCGGCACCGGTTGGCCAACCAGCGCCTGCCGCGTGGCGGGCTGGGGGGAGACACGCATTTTCTCCCCCCTAGGTTGGCCAACCACGCGCCGCCTTCCCGGCCGATTTCGGCGACGAAAAATATATGGAACCTAGGGTTTTTGGGGTCTCTAGACTCGATGGTGTGGTCGGTTTTTCGATTTGACGAGCGGAACGAAAAatcagaaggtaacagaaacctaaacgggtttaattgagtaaaaaacgtttaaatcgaaccctaattcaatttaatcacgcaatcaatcaattccagtgtataatcataaaaaaaataataacaatgaattatttttaatctttCAAAAAAGATTCAAATGCAAACGGATTCGCGGTAAAGACGGAATACTAGATccaatggctctgataccaatgttgggATAAAcatatattcacaacatatatatttatccgaataagtaaacgggtttacgggttacctcttgtagcgcagATCCCATTCTTGATTTGCACCGGAAGGATTTCGGATCAATCACCCGATCTAGTATCACCGGTCAAGCCTTCAACCACGCCAATAGAATTGGGAGAGGGAGACAATTGGTTCACGAACTAAAGCGACGACGAATCccaaagagagagagggggcggcggccaaaaggaggaagcaggagagaaaaattcttttttttttgtgtttttgagaTACTGTATCTCTAAAACCTAATTCTTTATTCTCTTCTAATTCTCTTAGAATTATGATAGATTAAggtttctatttatactgaataaatagatcacctaaccctaattcttattgggtttgggcccgttccatttcgggcgggcctaattggatccatatccaattaattccaacaattctaaacttcatttatcctttatatatttaagcCTCGGgttgacaaaaaataacaaatcaaaagttatttataatttgttttggatatatataatttataaaaataattttaaattaaatatatatatatatattaaatatatataagtactatttatttattacgtcattcgGTTCGACCAATCTGAACCATCCGGTCTGATTAAGTAACACATGACCCAGCTATCAATCTGGTTTGATGTCCgatccggttctgataacactgacttttaatatatttcgcaCTTTCATTAATTACTAATATCGattaaaattgaaagaaaaaattatattacgtattaattttttaatctaattaaataaattattcaagtcataaatattaatagatctttttattctattaatattaatttattattattaaaaatagtttaattaattaaaagtaaatgaaataaaatattatatgacATATGAGACTTATTGAATAGTGCGATTATTACTAACCACTAAATAGAATTATTGGTAAAACTTGTTTTGAGAAGATAATTGTTTGAAATTGATGAGGTAGAATGGTTAGAGGGTGTGCAACCAACCAATATATTTTCTAAGAGATTGTTTGGATAATGGTATTCGAAAGTAAGTGATGGTAAATGTAATTAGATAATCTTGTTTGTTTTGAGGTGTAATCGAAGACCATAGCAATGATGGTAAATGATAGTGAATTTggtgtaattttccttacacctcaaattggaggagaaccatgatacatatatttttcttccaaaattactatttgttttttattttattaatataaatgaaaGGATAttgaagtaattttatatataattatattattccaTCACTTACGTTACATTCCATCtaaattgttatttcataccCCATTTACTTTACCATACATTTCCttactttaaaatacatttccttactttactttaaaatacatttccttactttaaaatacatttccttactttactttaaaatacatttCCTTACTTTAATTAAAAGATGGAGAGAGGTTGAGATTTGAAGTAAAAACTATCTAATGTTAGAATATGgagaagtattttttttttttgaaccaagAATATGGAGAAGTATTAATTGAAGTATACCCAAATTGTTTTAAGtagttaaatatatattataaaatgtTTTAAATAGTCACTTCACTTTTAGTGAATGCATGATTCGTACATAGTAAGTTCTTAAGCTTACATTATTTCTTCGATAAATTcattcatatttataactttattattttttacattaGGAAAAAATTTAATAGCTGGTCAtttccatttttatttattaaacttttgattttttttttttaatttaatacattaattaattgtaattcCATTTATTAAACTCCTAGAGATAACAAAGACAATTAGCTATATAAGCAcagtaattttaattaaaaagtgCATAACTCATTTCATTTTAATGTTTAacaattcgaattttttttatttatgtgaTGGACTGTCACCGTTAACACCCCTATTCTACCAAGATTTGGGGGCAGGATTTGCAATATCTTACTATATTATGTAACAACCAACTAAAATTATTGACTGGTCATCTTTTTATTCAAAGTTTAAATCTCTCATAATCATTAACTCTGAAATTCTCTGAGTTTCCATGGATTTACAGCATGCTTCAATAATTAACAATAATTGTTAACAAATAGCAATTCGTTTTCAAATTGTATTGAATCGGAATCAATATGTCTGTTTGGTTAACTAGAAAATACTGCGATCAACAAAAGAAAGTGAAACACTCATTAAATCATCAACTACAATATATTCATTATTGACTACAATAATAATTAGCTATCACATAATTCAAATCAACTATAGAAAACAATGAATGAAAGAAACCACTAGTCCTCTCAACTCAATCTAATAATTTTAAGAACAAATGAATCTAAACAAAGATCTAACCATGTTTATAATAATAGTTTTCAAGTTTTAAGTTCACAACCTCTTTCCTGATCTCTTCACAGCAATTCTCTCCTAGCCGCGTAACCGTATTGAGATCTTCTGATATTATCTTGTCTCTTCTTATAAACTAATGCtccaactcctacaacaaccgCCGCCGAAATCACTCCAACCGCAACTCCCGCCTTCTTTCCGCCGTTCATTCCGGAAGATCCATTCTCCTCTTCCACATCGCCTGCTTCTACATTGTTACTGTGATTAATATCACTCATCAATTCAGATGGAGACGGCGATGGCGATGGAACTTCAGAGTTGTCAGGAGAGGGAGAGGAAGGCGGCGTAGAGTCCAGATCTGATGGAGGAGGCGCTGGAGGCGATGAGATTGGTGAATCAGACGGCGGCAACGAAGGAGATGCAATTGCAGGTGAAGGAGATGTAGGTGCAGATGCAGGTGAAGGAGATGAAGCAGGAGAAGGTAGTGAATCAGCGGGTAAATCAGGGGAGGGGCTCGGAGAGGGTTCAGGCGGAGTTGAGGAAATAGCAAGTGGTATAAtgaaaaaagcaaaaagaagGAAGGGAAGAAATCTAGTCGCCATGGAAGAGAATGGCGTCAAAAAAGAAAAGACTGTTTGGCGGTTGCAGATCTGAGGGGAAGGAAAATACGGTTTTTGAAAAGCTGGAGAccgaaaaagagagaaagaggaggagaagaacaGAGGTAGGATATGAACTTCTCTATTTTGAATCTTATGATTTCTCGATatgtttctttttcatttatatatataaatattctaggttaaaaaaagaaaaagaactagaaatgtaaaaagaaatatgaaataagaaaataaaagaatgttgaaatattttatacatgttatttagatttttattatttatttcctaaatttttattattattatttttgaattaaagaGATAAAGATGTTATTAATGATCCGATCCCATCAAACCGAATTTATAATGAAGTTATTCAATCAAATGACTTGAATTGCTTGGACGGAATAacgtaataaaaaaataaatagtatTTAGCCTAGTGGTTTAGAGTATACCTATGACTAAGGAGGTTATGGGTTCGAATTACATCCGGGTTGGGTggaaatttttctttcttctttaatgtaagcgcattatttgctattatctgtcaccacctttggaagtggagaaacgaggagatctttggtgagaagactgtttttattcagaacttacccgagttcttctctaaaaagctccttaccattacggggagcttcaaaggggacccccttgccaattctacccagaataaagaggttcaactcgttgggtggtgtaggccgaaggatggggtggttaagttgaacacggatggctcctgtctcaacaatggaaagatcgcgactggaggcgtgctcagggacgcgggaggtgcctggttgtctggattcacccataacctgagtttgggctcatccttttcagcggaactttggggtattctttctggagtcaagcttgccagaaatctgggtattaaaaggcttgctgtggagtctgataatatggaggctattagtatgatctctaataatcatgctttttgtcttagtagccagaaccttatcaaagcaataagaagtcttggctcatcctttgagtccttagagttcagccacatctacagagaacaaaatcgaattgtggatcgcttggcggcggctgggcacgaggggatgttagtgttggtcccttataacgttacaagtatagttccaagggggggttaggaactatttaaactttttataatttagggcagacttcttttcttaagagaaaaggttttaacagcggcgctgagtaagcagcaagatactggcttagtcaactggtgactaggtcagtttcttaacttgagtcaggatataacacttagagtctattcctgagctcagatgttcgatgcgcacaactcagcttgacctctttacttggtcagtttttggttatttaagcaagcaatatatataaggagtttaaggtaagaaatgcgttactcagcagatttatcaaggttcggcttctaagcctacgtcctgtccccggaacacgttccgagctttcgaatcctctactgagctctttaaaggtagagcctcaaaccttttacaatcttagcaactgagtataacaagagtaccttcctctatacctctactcaatcctaatctctcgctgagtactataaccgagtactcagcctctcctttctaatctctagaaatgataagtgtttgtcctaaacaatgattgctaagacaccttagatgattgaataatcactctagacttttacacaaaagatatgaaatttagtgtaagattgctttgctttttgcttgcagaacttgcgtagaaatttggtcagcgtaatggcttgatcaagttctgtgtggaatgaagcaactgatggcactatttatagagatgtcttgaggcatcggtcatttcgaatttcgaaataaccgttggagggaaacggcttcctgtcgttgtcatcctgacttgctcagagctctcggccaatcagatttgagtatcttctgtcctcggtcagcttttggtcagctcggtagaatgtctctccttttatggtaaagtcaactggacagcatactgtgtcgtctgaactttacccaaagtggaaatactttgtctggaagttttccttagccagctgctgtcttgtacgctttgtcgaatcaactcagcagcttcgttccgaagttgttccctgaaggtcttctagatccttcttccgctgagttgcgttttgtccataacggcaacgttttgacatacgcgggccgagttgctttaaactgtttgacttgggctttgacttccgtattgggcttgggccttttaatccttgtgtcttataaacaatttaactcaacattgaacaaacacattagtagaataaattaaagcatttaaacttagtgtgtttagaatattatacttaaacaattttgtcaaatcaaaattatatggaaaggtgtttcaacaaactcccccattttgatgttggcaaaactattcagcgaagaactcaatgttgagctcccccatgatagttgacctaatataacttagtgaactcccccgtcagggttgagctactgacttagttttactctaaacattcaaaagtttaatcgagtaagtctaaggtcagttttcggatataggtcagctcatggaacatattctattttactcagtattaagcggaaggttttaacattcagagagcgctgagtaatttgttgttcaatgagttttataagacaatgttttataaacatataggtcaatgtcaaacatgttatcagcatttggttcaatcaataaattttataagctTTAAACATAGCTtattcaattgaagatacataatgacttaaTACACAACatcgtataaaaataattcataactcagggtttgaacagaagatgcaagtattgatatttaatataggtagtcagcgtttacaaacaaaagttgaagacaggcatagagactacatacttagcctatactgagctagcctatatctatttctttctcttctgtttggactgactagactcatgctgtgttctcgcttgttctttctcccccgttttgtcagcatcgggaggaggaattctaaaggcgtcggttaagacggctctggtcagttctgtggacagcgctttaagtctatcggcgctttcattgacaccatcaaagatagccactccattatctgagacATCGGAGGGTATATTaagctcagcagcgctgatcatgctgactatgaaagcttgagatttacctacccaagtaagtgcatcagtcagaccagcaacgacttgatggaATGTCTTGAGTAAGgaggtgtcatagtattgacgctgaacattgctgtgacgtatgtggttgaaggtttgtctggtgatagatagcatttcattttgcttcatagcgtcagtatccatctcttgtttgttcaaattcatcaatcgaacggcctcaccaatttgctccactgagcactgagaataggagaccatttgctcgttggttttgatttgctcggtgtgaagctgagcaaagagcattttaacttcatcagaagtagcatagc
The window above is part of the Euphorbia lathyris chromosome 3, ddEupLath1.1, whole genome shotgun sequence genome. Proteins encoded here:
- the LOC136221612 gene encoding vegetative cell wall protein gp1-like, which produces MATRFLPFLLFAFFIIPLAISSTPPEPSPSPSPDLPADSLPSPASSPSPASAPTSPSPAIASPSLPPSDSPISSPPAPPPSDLDSTPPSSPSPDNSEVPSPSPSPSELMSDINHSNNVEAGDVEEENGSSGMNGGKKAGVAVGVISAAVVVGVGALVYKKRQDNIRRSQYGYAARRELL